In Lycium ferocissimum isolate CSIRO_LF1 chromosome 11, AGI_CSIRO_Lferr_CH_V1, whole genome shotgun sequence, a single genomic region encodes these proteins:
- the LOC132038485 gene encoding uncharacterized protein LOC132038485 produces MPVTPGTFLPDQEIDHCEEMEKAWKAEKEKQEERLEWKMTARLERSMRTTLTGTGLSYDDLCMHPNLDLPEGFKVPRFELFNGTGNPKAHLRADCDQLVGVRDNQALIMRLFGRSLTREASKWFTAQYIRRWVTWEDIAAAFMERFRFYMETVPDRYYLEKVKQKSIENFREYASRWRTEAARVQPPMDEEELVSVFICSQETYFYDRMLEMAGRPFSELVKMGEAIEDGLKIGRIISMTGKPTRSGSTGFARKKKEDVASISYTPKPKRREDFSMEAYASPPPNTYVPNPYNTVPNQLPPNAYNAPLPNFEKKPPRVFTPLTESQTDLFKRLSAAGMIQVLPPKAVDPKNRFYRADQTRAYHSNGIGHNTKNCINLKYKIQDLIDRKEIVLQTASPNVNTNPLPNHGNNVIHMIEREEDWVIRRPTIRDYGKKLEGTVASLSLQEPRNSRY; encoded by the exons ATGCCTGTCACACCAGGTACCTTCTTGCCCGATCAAGAAATTGACCATTGTGAGGAGATGGAAAAAGCATGGAAAGctgaaaaggaaaaacaagaagaaaggcTTGAGTGGAAGATGACCGCAAGGTTGGAACGATCTATGAGGACTACCCTCACTGGCACAGGTCTAAGCTATGACGATTTGTGCATGCATCCCAATTTGGATTTACCCGAAGGCTTTAAAGTACCCCGCTTCGAATTGTTTAACGGAACGGGCAATCCCAAAGCACATCTGCGGGCCGACTGTGACCAATTGGTCGGGGTCCGGGACAATCAAGCACTCATCATGAGGTTGTTCGGCCGGAGTTTGACAAGAGAAGCCTCGAAATGGTTCACGGCGCAATATATACGTCGTTGGGTCACATGGGAAGACATAGCTGCTGccttcatggaaagattccGCTTTTACATGGAGACGGTTCCAGATAGATATTATTTGGAGAAAGTGAAACAGAAATCCATCGAGAATTTTCGTGAATACGCAAGCAGGTGGAGAACGGAGGCTGCCCGAGTACAACCTCCTATGGATGAAGAAGAACTTGTGTCGGTCTTTATCTGTTCACAAGAAACATACTTCTATGATAGAATGCTTGAAATGGCAGGGAGACCTTTCTCTGAATTGGTCAAAATGGGCGAGGCCATAGAAGACGGTCTCAAAATTGGCCGAATCATAAGCATGACTGGAAAACCCACTAGGTCAGGCTCTACCGGGTTCGCACGTAAGAAGAAAGAAGACGTGGCTAGCATATCCTACACCCCTaagcccaaaagaagggaagattTCTCGATGGAGGCATATGCTtcacctcctccaaatacctACGTACCTAACCCTTATAACACAGTGCCT AATCAACTACCACCAAATGCTTATAATGCGCCACTCcccaattttgagaaaaaaccCCCTCGGGTATTCACTCCACTGACGGAATCTCAGACTGATTTGTTCAAAAGGTTAAGTGCGGCTGGGATGATTCAAGTGCTCCCGCCAAAGGCCGTCGATCCAAAGAACCGATTTTATCGAGCTGACCAAACACGTGCCTATCACTCAAATGGCATAGGGCACAATACTAAGAATTGCATTAATCTCAAGTACAAGATACAGGATCTGATTGACCGAAAAGAAATTGTGCTCCAAACGGCCTCTCCAAATGTGAACACCAATCCTTTACCAAACCATGGCAATAACGTGATTCACATgattgaaagagaagaagattGGGTCATAAGAAGGCCCACAATCCGCGATTATGGCAAAAAACTAGAGGGCACGGTGGCGTCATTATCCTTACAAGAACCTCGCAATTCAAGGTATTAA